The segment GAAGCTCGGGAACTCGAAACGGAAGAATGGCAAACGGTGATGGCGAAGCTCGACCAGAAATAAGACTCCAATGGCCAGCCACAATTCTTGACTAAGATAAGTGTGACGGCTACAGGATGCGAAGATGTTTTGAATACATGCTGCTGCGCCGCCAGAATCCTCCACAGTAAAATGGAATGCTCAATCCGGGCAAACAAAATGTCGTTTTGAGCCGGTGCAGAGCTTAAATCCTGAATAACAGGGAACACAACTGGACGCAGGAGGGACACACTCTCACAATGGAGAGTGTGTCCCTTTTTGTTTTTGTCTGGAACGCTTCCCCTTGGGAGAAACTGATGTACCGACTATCGTTCGTCGTGTTAACAGGCCTGCTTGCTTGCCTCCTGATGGTTCCATCCGATCTGCTCGCGGAAGAAGCGATCGCGGAAAACGAACGTTACTCGTTCCAGGAAGAACATGATCAATACGGTTCAGGCAAGTTCTATCAAGGGCGAGAAATCGCCCGCGTGATGAGCTGGCACGGAATCGACTGGTTGGAACGGGACGAACGCGAAGAGGAAGAACGTCTCTCGTTAATGATCGAGGCCCTCAAGCTCAAACCGGGCATGATGGTCGCCGACATCGGTGCTGGATCGGGAGTCATTACCCGCGCTGTGGCACCTCTGGTGCAACCGGAGGGCAAAGTCTTCGCCCTCGACATTCAGAAACAGATGCTTGACGCGCTCGAAATTAAAATGAAAGAGTTGAAGATCGACAACGTGGTGCCGATTCTGGGAACCGAAGACGATCCCAACCTCGAACCGGATAGTATTGATGTCGCCTTCATGGTGGATGTCTATCACGAGTTCAGTTATCCCTACGAGATGACACTCGCACTGGCCAAGTCGCTGAAACCGGGGGGCCGACTGGTCTTCGTGGAATACCGGAAGGAAGACCCCAAGGTTCCCATTCTGGAAGTTCACAAAATGAGCGTGAAGCAGGTCCGGAAAGAAATGGCACAACCCGAATTCGGCCTGAAATGGAAAGAGACAATCGACGTTCTACCCCGCCAGCACATCATTATCTTTGAACGCATCAAGTAAGCGAACGGACACGCGAATTGGATTCATCATCACAGGACAAACGGATGCTCGAAGAGGAATCGGAACTGTTACCGGAAACGGAACAAAGCGAACCGGTCGCAGAACACCACGAACGACCCATCGCTCCCGTCCGTCCCGATCCAGAAGAAGCCAGCCGGAACTTTCTGGGAACGGCCTACCGGATTCAGGTCGGCATGATCCTCATCGGGTTGGCGATTGGAGGATTCCTCGCCCGGCCTCCGTGGGAGCTGTTTGACTGGAATATCGAGGCCATCTTGTGGGGAACGCTGGGGACGATCCCGCTGGCGATACTCATGTTCGCCCTGGACTATATTCCTTACGATGGATTGCGGCGGATCGAAGATCTACTCGTCAACAAAATCGCTCCCTTGGTGGGGGCAGCGACGATTAAAAAATTATTCCTTCTCGCCCTGCTGGTTGGTTTAGGTGAAGAATTGATTTTTCGCGGCATTGTTCAGAACTTTCTGATGACGACGATGAACGTGCACTACGCGATTCTCCTTTCCAGCATTCTCTTCGCCTTCTGCCATTTCATTTCCCCGACATACATTATTCTGGTCTTCGGCGTCAGTCTGTACCTCGGTTACTCCGCCATCGGTTTCAGTTCGGAAGGAGAACTTAACCTGGTTCCCCCCGTATTGATTCACACGTTCTACGACTTCTTCGCGTTTGTGTACATATTGAAGAAGCATCGCGACAAGGTGAAGAGCAAAGCGGATATGGATGCTGGCGCGAATGAGGAATGACTTGAACCTCGAATGCTTTTAATTAATGGCACCCTTGGCATAGGGCTGATATAGCACCGTTCCCAATTCCAAGGGTGGCCCAGACGATCTCGCCAGAGTCGTCTGGGTTGCGGAGCAACACTAAAGTGTGGAATACAGCTCAACTGAAATAGCTTGCTGACCAACTCGCGCGGGTGGCGATACATGGCTTTGTGTACCTGCGGCATGCAGACAGCACTTCATGATTGTCTGGACCACCCTGTGTGGCTTAGGATGGTGATGAATTCTTGGCAAACATCTCCAATAATTTCTGCGTGACCTCGTGCGGTTTTTCTGCTCCGCAGATCGCTCCACTGATGGCCGCGCGGGTAGCTCCCGCTTCCAGAACCTGATTCAAGTTCTGAGCATTAATGCCGCCGATGGGGAACCAGGGGAGGGTGATTTCTGCGGCGACTTCTTTAATGTAGTCGAGCCCGGCGAACTCGGTGAACTGTTTGGTCGTGGTCGAGAAGGTCGGACCGACGCCGATGTAGTCGGCGCCTGACCGGACGGCCTGCCGGGCCTGATCGATGTTGTGGGTGGACAGTCCGATCAGTTTGCGGGCTCCCAGCATCTTGCGGGCTTCCTCGACGGGAAAATCATCCTGACCAAGGTGAACACCATCGGCGTCGACGGCAAGCGCTATGTCGGGACGGTCGTTGATGATCAGCAAAGCACCGGCGGCGTGTGTCCATTCGCGGACGCGCTTGGCGTGTTCAATCAGTTCCTGGGTTGGCATTTCTTTTTCTCGAATCTGGACGATTTTCAAACCTGCTTCGAGCGCGTCGCGAACAGCGGGGCCAGACCCGTGATGACAGAGCGATTCGGTCAGCAGCAAGTAGAGCGACGTACCCTGAAGGACATCGCGAGCGTGTAACAGGTTCATCAGAACTTTTTCCTGTTGATAAACCTGATACCGTATTTGCTCGAACTGGGGCGCCGATTCACGAGCGACAACCTTACTCCATTCTTCCAATGTCCGTAGCGACTCCTGAAGCCGTTTGAAGTTTGCCGCGAGGACCGCCTCGCCCGATTCGCGTTGAAGTTCGCTGGGGGTAGAGATTGTGGTACCCACATCGCCCGTTGTGTTGCGGCTGGCGAGCAATTCATGTTGATCGAACTGGCTGCAGGCGGCAGTGAATCGATGGCGTAGCTCTTTGAACTCGCGCGATAAAAAAGTGTCGTCCAGAGTAAAACGGACATAATCTTCGATCACCCGCATGCCTTCCCGCGCCCGATTGGCGGCGGCGTCGAGTATGCGAAAAGTACTGGTGCGGGCTGAAGGAGTGGTGTCCGCGACGTGGAGTTGGACATCGACTTCGAGCGGTTCTGTTTCGAATCCAGACTGAGTGTCGAGTTCTGGTTCGAGCGTTTCCGGCTTCAGTCCATGCCGGTCGAGGATTTCTTTCACGGAACCGGGGTGATGGAGCAGACCCCACAAGAGATGTTCGGTCCCGATTTCGGCATGTCGCCCTAAAAAAGCGGCTCGTTGTTGGGCGACGAGCAGGGCGGAAGTCAGGGATTCGCTTTGCTCGACGGGCTCAATTGTTTCGGGAGATTCACTCGACACTTTCGCGGACAAATCGGCGGCCGCTTCCTCGGTGGCATACGGCTGATAAGGAGCGGGAAGAGACTCAATCGTTATCTGATATTGACTGAGAATTTCTGTTGCCCGCGATTCATCCAGAATCAGGGCGGCCAGCAGCTGTTCTGTCGTCAGAATTTCCACTTTCAGCTGACACACAAGATGTTGTGCCAAGTGGAGTGTTCGCAGGGCACCTGCAGTAAGAAACTGTTCGGTGAATGGAAAATTAGGCATTACGAGCGATTCTGTCGGAATTATCAGGAACAGGAGAGAAGGTCAGGTCGGGGTCGATGTTGCCTCAACAGCCTCGGAATACTAAAATTCGGTTGTCGCGGACGGATCAGCCCCTGACCCAGATTGCCAGTTTTACCAGCCTCGGGTTGGTGAACCGGTGATTTTGTCCTACCGGCAATCGATTATAATGGAGTAACCGGACGAGGCGGAAAAGTTCCGGTGGGTGATTCTCGGAAAAACGGAGAATCCACCACCCCTCATAAGGAGAGAACGTAAAATGAGTTGAGGACGATTTCCTGATCCGGGCGATCCTGTTGCGCCCGTTTTGTGTCGTCCTGTTTGCTCTGACCGACATAATCGATACACACCTGCCCGTCTGCCGGGTGCAAATGACGCACCTACTTGATTTGCAGGAGCTACCGAAAATAAGATTCATCCTGCGGGAGGGAATAACCACGTTACTGGCCC is part of the Polystyrenella longa genome and harbors:
- a CDS encoding class I SAM-dependent methyltransferase, with amino-acid sequence MYRLSFVVLTGLLACLLMVPSDLLAEEAIAENERYSFQEEHDQYGSGKFYQGREIARVMSWHGIDWLERDEREEEERLSLMIEALKLKPGMMVADIGAGSGVITRAVAPLVQPEGKVFALDIQKQMLDALEIKMKELKIDNVVPILGTEDDPNLEPDSIDVAFMVDVYHEFSYPYEMTLALAKSLKPGGRLVFVEYRKEDPKVPILEVHKMSVKQVRKEMAQPEFGLKWKETIDVLPRQHIIIFERIK
- a CDS encoding thiamine phosphate synthase — its product is MPNFPFTEQFLTAGALRTLHLAQHLVCQLKVEILTTEQLLAALILDESRATEILSQYQITIESLPAPYQPYATEEAAADLSAKVSSESPETIEPVEQSESLTSALLVAQQRAAFLGRHAEIGTEHLLWGLLHHPGSVKEILDRHGLKPETLEPELDTQSGFETEPLEVDVQLHVADTTPSARTSTFRILDAAANRAREGMRVIEDYVRFTLDDTFLSREFKELRHRFTAACSQFDQHELLASRNTTGDVGTTISTPSELQRESGEAVLAANFKRLQESLRTLEEWSKVVARESAPQFEQIRYQVYQQEKVLMNLLHARDVLQGTSLYLLLTESLCHHGSGPAVRDALEAGLKIVQIREKEMPTQELIEHAKRVREWTHAAGALLIINDRPDIALAVDADGVHLGQDDFPVEEARKMLGARKLIGLSTHNIDQARQAVRSGADYIGVGPTFSTTTKQFTEFAGLDYIKEVAAEITLPWFPIGGINAQNLNQVLEAGATRAAISGAICGAEKPHEVTQKLLEMFAKNSSPS
- a CDS encoding CPBP family intramembrane glutamic endopeptidase, with product MDSSSQDKRMLEEESELLPETEQSEPVAEHHERPIAPVRPDPEEASRNFLGTAYRIQVGMILIGLAIGGFLARPPWELFDWNIEAILWGTLGTIPLAILMFALDYIPYDGLRRIEDLLVNKIAPLVGAATIKKLFLLALLVGLGEELIFRGIVQNFLMTTMNVHYAILLSSILFAFCHFISPTYIILVFGVSLYLGYSAIGFSSEGELNLVPPVLIHTFYDFFAFVYILKKHRDKVKSKADMDAGANEE